CCATGTTTGCTTGGATCTGAGTCGGGAGTCAGATGTCAAATCATTGTTTGTAACTTTTCTGATGACTACTTCATATTTTATTGGTGTTTGATCTGTGGTTCAAAACCGACTTGATATCTGACTCAGTCCGAATTAGATGTCAAAtcgttttctttttaattttttttatgtccGACTCGAGGTCTCACTCGGCTCATATATCTGACTAGGGATTATTTGAGTCATGTGTCATTTTGTACCTGACTCGTTGGGCATATATCTGACTGTATTCAAAAAAAATCATATAActcttttggttaatttgttTTGAATCAAAAATGAGATAGATGTAAACGAATTAGTTGAGTCAGAAAAATACAAACAACCTTACCCCCGAGATCTTGCTCGACTCATGCATATGATTTACGAAAAATGGGTCatctgtccaaatatttttaaatcatggttctaatggacgagtaaaaattagtataagTGAAATGGAcaacaaaaaaatagcaagaatgaaactggattcatcctggcttaaacttaaaagatagcgaggatgaaactggatgcatcctgatgtaaattaaaaataagaaaaagtatttgaaaacagATATgataaaactgtttacatcctaactatttttacatttttattcattgaaacaatatcaaaatttagatgtccttttcacccagaaattattggttttggtcttattaaccaattttgtgtatgatTTATAGACATTTTAGTCGAAACGAGAtgcttcaaggaaaaaaaaaactcaagaaaGCATGTGCAAATAAAATGGGTCGGACTGCAGGGCCTGGCCCGTTGTAAACCTCCAAGCACTAGAAATGTATTCCCAAGGGTTTTGTTCTCCATCCTCCGTCTTCAAATCTCACTTCATCAGAAGTTCACAGAGTAGAGAGAAAAACCAGACAAACAGAGAGATGTGGAGATCAAAAGCAAGATCAATACTACTCAGATGTTCAATTCAATCATCATCAGCTTCAATTCAAAACAAGGTACTACAATCTAAAACCCTAACAACACTAATTGAGTCTCCACCTTTTCATTTCTCTCGTTTATTATCATTATCaacccaaaaccctagattttactCTAATGATTCAAATGTCAATCATGGCGATGAAATTAATGTTTTTGATGAAACCCCACCTCTTATTTCCCCAGATTCACTAGACCCATTTAGTGTTTCATATGAGAATGATTcacaaattgaaaaccctaattttgtgtcTCAATCAAATGATACTGATACGACAAGTAGTGAATCAGAAGTAGAACTAGCTGTTGATGAACAGATTGAAGTGGTAGATGTTGGGAAACTTGAGAGTGTATTGCAGTTTCTTCAAAGCGTGAGTAGTAAAGATGGGTCTATTGAAGAATCTCTAGAGAAGATGAATTTGGATGTAAATGAGGAATTTGGATTGAAATTAATTCAAACTCCAAATGTCAATGGTCATTACTTGATTAGTTTCGTAAAATGGGCTTCGCAGAAGGATAAATCTTTTATGACTAGTAGAATTGTAGATGCACTTGTTAAGGCTATCGGTGATGGTTTAAGACCTATTCAAAAGAAAGAAGTTTATTCCTTGTGGGATTTGATCAAGGAGATTGGGGAGAAGCGCGAGGGTGTGTTGAACACTGAGATACTCAATGGATTGATTGCTTCGTTGTGTATGTTGGGTAGAGGTAAAGCTGCTAAAGAGGTTTTTGATAAGTATGAGGAATTTGGATGTGAACCGGATGGTAACACTTATTATTTTACTGTTGAAGCACTTTGCAATCGCAAGATTTTTGATGGGGCGTGGGTTGTTTGTGATAAGATGCTTAACTCAGGAAAGTTGCCTGATGATATGAAGATTGGGAAGATGATTGTTAGTCTGTGTAAAGGATATAGAGCGAAAGATGCTCATATGATTTACTTGATGGCTAAAGAGACGAACAAATGTGTACCAATGTGGTCTGTCAATTTTCTGATCAATGGTCTGTGTAGAAAGAGTGAAAGTGTTAAGTTAGCCCGAGAGGTTTTGCAGGGTTTGTCAGGAGATTCGCGAAAGCTTGCAACCAAGTGTTTCAGTTTTGCTGTTCGTGCTTTATGTCAATATAAAGATATTGAAGGAGCGAAGGAATTGTTGTTTGAGATGATCAAGGAAGGGCCAGCTCCTGGACACCCAGTGTTTAATTCAGTAATTACTGCTCTATCAAAGGCTGGAGAATTGGAGGAAGCACTGAAGTTAGTTGAAGTGATGGAGAGTCGAAAATTGAGACCTAATATATACACTTACACTGTTATTATAAATGGTTATGTAAAGGGAAGTCAGATGGATGAGGCGATTAAAATTCTAGAGCAGGCAAAAAAGACGCATCGGAAGCTTACTTCTGATCCTTACCATATCTTAATTCGTGGGTATTGCCAGCTTGAGGAAACTGATAAAGCATTGAATCTGTTGAATGAGATGAAGGAGAGTGGTATCTTGGCGGATGAGAATGACTATAAAGATGTGATTCGATCTCTTTGTCTTAATACATTAGATTGGGAAACAGCAGAGAAGCTATTAGAAGAAATGAAAGAAAACGGCACGAGTCTTTCTGGGAATAGCCAAGGTCTTATAAAGGCAGTCAAGGAATTACAAAAGGAGGAATCTAAAGCTCCACAAGAGAGTATTGCAGCTTAAAACACTTTCGAACTgcaggtgtttttttttttttttaatatttagtgAGTAGAAAAATTTACTGCTCAAGTTTTAATTTTGTAGCGTCtatgtttttgtttcttcttattcGCCGAGTAGACATGAAGCATGCTTATTTTATATTCAAATGGTTAGTTACTTGAACTGAGGTCAAATCTTATTTCTACCAGAGTTATGGTAGTACGTTTTTTGTATGGTTAGAGCTCAGGTCGGTTTTGCTTCCTACATCTTAAACGCTGGATCTTACTTTGTTGAGGTTGTCGGATTTGCTGGAGCTTAACCAGCTGAAAGTTCCaattgttgaatttgatttttctctGTGAACTACTGATTGTATAACATTTTTCACTGAAATAATGTATCTAGATGGATGTTATTATCATCCAAGTGATTCTGTGGATATGCATATGATGCTAAACATTTCTTGCAGTCATTTTTGCTGTTTCTGGCATTTTCCtgtgaaaaaaaattgtttgcttTGGTTCATCCAACTAGAGTCCTTTCTGTATTACCATTCAACCACATGGTAACATCCTTAACCTAGACGGCTGCATCAAACATAGCTGGAAACAACTGAGATTATAAGCTTAAAGTCTGAAGAAATTTTTTCAAATTATTCTACAGAAGATGGTTTAATAACATAGTATGGTACTGGTGGTATTTTACAAAGTTGTTAATCCAGTGCTCACCATAATCACTAGGATCTATTGTGAATTTGTAACAGAaggaaaagacggaacaaaatacaagctaatatcttcgaTGAGGATCGGTTTTCATCCAACAAAAAGAGAGGATAGATAAAGAAATAATCGACTTATTGAGAACTGATGGAGCCCTTCCATCTTACACTCTTCGCCAAGTAGCAGAAAGTCTCTGGATATAAGTTAGGACTTCCCATTGCCAAAGAACTTAGAGAGCGGCAAGGGACCATCAGATTCCTCTTCACTATCGCTGGATTCCTTTCTTCTTGATCTGTGCCTTTTCTCCTTTTTCGATCTCTTTGACCGTGATTTAGATCTTCGTGATTCTCTCTCCTCGTCCTCACTGCTACTGCTTTTCGATCTCTTTGACCGTGATTTAGATCTTCGTGGTTCTCTCTCCTCGTCCTCACTGCTACTACTAGATGACTCTGAAGACGAACTTGAATCGGATGATCTCCTCCTCGAACGCTACATATAGCAGGTAGATGTCAAAATACATAACAGAAAGCAGAAGTGAAGGGCGAGGAAACAAACATAAGCTTAACCCGCATAATGGATATCACACTACTCAATCTGAGATTCTGAGTATATAACGAAAATATAACCCGAATAAGTCATCAGGATATTGTAATACGGCATACCAGGTTCAACGGATTAAGTGAAACCATAATCATATCCGAAGCCCATAAGAAGTCATACTCTATAAATTGCAAGAAAAATGAGTTTGAAACAAGTATAATATTTAAGGAGCAGGAGATACCTTTCTcttcttgctgctgctgctgctctttttcttcaaatccttcTCCTTCCTATCTGCGTGGACAGACTCAAGTCAAGAGAAAAACCTCATATAACAAAATGACTGCAGACTTGCTGAAAAGTTTCTACCCACCCTTCTTATGGCTAGATTTGCTGCTGGAATGATTTCTCCCATGGGCAAGTTTGCTTGCTCTTTCGGCATCTAGCTGGGCCCTGTACTCCCGCATCATTTTATCTTTATCAGCCTCCAGTTCTCCTCTTTTCAGCTCATCTTCCTACAAATTTTGAGTATAACACATACACAAAAATTCAATTACGTCATTAAGCATGTGTAGAAGCATATAAGGGAAGTACAAGGATTTATTATTTACTATTGAGTATCGACATCGTTCTTAAAGATTCAACTATCATGAATTTTGAACTCTTGGGATAAAGTTACTATGCTTATACATGGAAGGCAGGAAAAAACATGTGTATAATCCTAATAAAATTCAAAGCAAGTATTTATCACGTTggtattagttattatttttgtcAAGGGTAATGAATTAACCCAGGGCCAACTGATCACATTTAACAAGAATATTATTGATTGAGTATTCAAGAAAAACCTCGAAGCAGGTTCGCAAAAGGATATGAAATTGTGCATGACACTCAATAGATGGTTATAACGAAGTTGTGCAAATGAGGCTATTTACAAGTTTCAAATATCTCCAAAAGAACTCAGCAACGGTAAAATAAGACACCTTCCAGTTTAGTCCAGCATGTGAGTCCTAGAAACTGAAACCTTAAATTAAATGCCAACATATTTTAAAGTGTTCATACATGAAAGTAAAGCAGAAATAAGAGACCGTATATTTAATCTCCAAGCTAGAGTTTACAAATAAACCAGCAAATTTTAGGCAATGAGCTCGTTGGTTATAAACTTATATGAGTAAGGTTACCTTCTGTTTCTTCTTGTACTCTTCCCAGGTTACAGTGTGAGAAGTTTTCAGGCTGGCCAAACGAGCAGCATGCCACTCTGGTGAATGAAAAGAACCATCAATCTGCGACGGCCCTCGTCAGTAAATgtccaagaaaaatagcaaaacaGAAGTACATAATTCAATAATGACAGTAAATTTCACTATAAACAGCAACAATTGACACTGAGACAAGAAAACATAAAATATATATGCAAATGTAACGATAGCAAAAAATCACTAACTAACCTAATTGATGTGCCAAACAGCTTCCATCTATGTTATCTAATTATCTTATGGTGTGGTTCCTATGCTGCTAAGCATATTTTCTTCACACATCATCCTCCTTTATGTTACTGTACAAACCCATTTACAACTCAATGTCCATCCAACTGAGAAAAATAGGGAGTCCTAATCGAAgcatatttttcatgaaaaagCTAGATATATCGTGGGCTCAGTCCCACGATTTGTCCCGGTACACACATGGGGTGGGACCCAAAAACCACCCCCCTGCTAATCTGGGGTTGGGGACCCACCCTATGTGTCTGTCTGGACAAACCGTGGGACTGAGCTCACGGTAAGTCTACCACTGTTGTATTTGTAAAGGTTATAGAAGAAACCAAAAGAAGCTTGTTTCAGATAATTATGCAGGTAATGCTAACAGCCAGATCAGATACATTTCACATTTGTACACCATATAGATAAAATAACCAATAAATTTAGGATGCATACAATTACAATTGCTGAGGATATGTGTAAAGAGACAGCAATCCGTGCTACCATTCTTTCACACAATGGACCATTGTAGCTGTAGTTGGCTATGAATGTTTAAATGGAACATTTAACCTATTACCGGTGTAATGAATTCTATTTGAACCCATTGTTAAGGACAACAATTACTCAGACTCTGTGCTACAACAACACGcacaaagaaaaaaagattgaGCCGTGTCAACACGTATGGACACTGACACGCGTGTCTGACATGCCAGACACGACTCAATTACCAAAAAAAGAACTCAATAGCATATCTAACAAATCTTACACTGTAATACAACTGGATATTCACTTAGAATACACCTTCATtataagatattttctcttagCTTCTATGAGAAGCCTTTTTCTTAGTAAAAAGATAATTTTTTAGTTCATCTTCAGTAAAATAGAGATATTCTCCACCGATCTCCAATTAGATTTTCTTACTCTAGTCTTCCCTTTTCTATCCAAAGAATTGTTCTATAATAATCATCATTTTTGACTACGCAAAAACCGCCCACTCACAAAAAGTGGGCCCCGCCCTCAGGAATTTGCAGGGGGTGGTCTTTGGGCTCACTTTTTGTGAGATGACGGTTTTTGGGTAGTCAAACAAGACGGTTCCTAGAGAATTTTTGCTCTCCAAACCAAAAACGAAGTATAAACTGAGTAGGAAAAGAAAAGCTGGAGTTGAAGATACAGACACTCTCCTTTTAACAAAGATAAAACCTCTCATAGAAGTTAAGCGAAAATATACATATTTCAGTTACAAATCATTAATATAGACTATATGATTATTAATGTAGACTATAATGTTAACTAATGTACATTATATGCTGTATCCTAGATTCTCCAAATTGCCGTATTGGAAACTCGGAGACGTCTTAGCATTGGACACGCCTACAAGTATGTGCGTGTGCAACCAGCAAACCAGCAACCAGGACAAGGACATGAAAGCAAAGTATCCGCGTAACCCAGACCAGACATGGGTTTCATCAGATATTTCCCAAAAAGACAACAGCACTACAAAAATGGTGCTATTTTAATTGCAATTACCATTTACAAGTACATAGACATATAGCTAATTTAATCAGAATTTTTGCATTTAGATATCCACACTGAACCAGATCTACCTTAGAAGTGTCTTGAATTCACGCTTAATCAGATCTACCATAGAAGTGTCTTGAAAATAGTCAGAACATTACCTCTATCTCTATGATTCATTCATCAGCTTAGCTGCTTTCCCAATTTTGTTGGCAAACAAGCAACAACTTTCCATCAAAACAGACAAAATTAACCTGGTAAAGGTCACCTATTTTAGTTCGAAAATGTATCCAATATCGACAAGGCACCATAACATTATTTCACAGTATGGGTTGTAATACATCTATCTCTACCAAATCATGCTAGGTGAACAGCACTTTCACAGCTACCATCTTAGAAACTTTACAGCTAGGATAGATCCTTTGGTggtgatatttatttatttttttgttcaagATGTTATTTTTCATCACAGATACAGAATTCACAGGTGGTATCTGTTAACAATAGTTGTCAAAGTGCTGTTCACTTAGCACGATTCGCTGAAAATGCTGGCTATATATCACTTTGAATGTCTAACATTCAATTTTCATACTTCAACAAGGTGGTCGTTCACATAACACACTACCATCGGAAAGCATCAAACCAAACACAAAACTAGAA
This genomic stretch from Papaver somniferum cultivar HN1 chromosome 5, ASM357369v1, whole genome shotgun sequence harbors:
- the LOC113284538 gene encoding NKAP family protein CG6066-like isoform X2, with product MGKNQAYKAMQKARLGSGSGGPDEVAEDGMIDGSFHSPEWHAARLASLKTSHTVTWEEYKKKQKEDELKRGELEADKDKMMREYRAQLDAERASKLAHGRNHSSSKSSHKKDRKEKDLKKKSSSSSKKRKRSRRRSSDSSSSSESSSSSSEDEERESRRSKSRSKRSKKEKRHRSRRKESSDSEEESDGPLPLSKFFGNGKS
- the LOC113284538 gene encoding NKAP family protein CG6066-like isoform X1 codes for the protein MGKNQAYKAMQKARLGSGSGGPDEVAEDGMIDGSFHSPEWHAARLASLKTSHTVTWEEYKKKQKEDELKRGELEADKDKMMREYRAQLDAERASKLAHGRNHSSSKSSHKKDRKEKDLKKKSSSSSKKRKRSRRRSSDSSSSSESSSSSSEDEEREPRRSKSRSKRSKSSSSEDEERESRRSKSRSKRSKKEKRHRSRRKESSDSEEESDGPLPLSKFFGNGKS
- the LOC113284536 gene encoding pentatricopeptide repeat-containing protein At3g02650, mitochondrial-like: MWRSKARSILLRCSIQSSSASIQNKVLQSKTLTTLIESPPFHFSRLLSLSTQNPRFYSNDSNVNHGDEINVFDETPPLISPDSLDPFSVSYENDSQIENPNFVSQSNDTDTTSSESEVELAVDEQIEVVDVGKLESVLQFLQSVSSKDGSIEESLEKMNLDVNEEFGLKLIQTPNVNGHYLISFVKWASQKDKSFMTSRIVDALVKAIGDGLRPIQKKEVYSLWDLIKEIGEKREGVLNTEILNGLIASLCMLGRGKAAKEVFDKYEEFGCEPDGNTYYFTVEALCNRKIFDGAWVVCDKMLNSGKLPDDMKIGKMIVSLCKGYRAKDAHMIYLMAKETNKCVPMWSVNFLINGLCRKSESVKLAREVLQGLSGDSRKLATKCFSFAVRALCQYKDIEGAKELLFEMIKEGPAPGHPVFNSVITALSKAGELEEALKLVEVMESRKLRPNIYTYTVIINGYVKGSQMDEAIKILEQAKKTHRKLTSDPYHILIRGYCQLEETDKALNLLNEMKESGILADENDYKDVIRSLCLNTLDWETAEKLLEEMKENGTSLSGNSQGLIKAVKELQKEESKAPQESIAA